Genomic segment of Mycteria americana isolate JAX WOST 10 ecotype Jacksonville Zoo and Gardens chromosome 9, USCA_MyAme_1.0, whole genome shotgun sequence:
AGAAGTCCATACTGTCTGCATCTCTGGATACGCTTTATTCTGTGAAGGATCTCTCTCCTATCCTATTGCCACCGACTCCAGAACCGATACCAGCTTTGCCACACAGCATCTCCACATGAGAAGTGCGGTCGCCAAAGTTACGAAACTTCAAGGAGCGCGCATTGTGCTCCCTGAGAGCAGCTGATATTCTTTTACAAGAAAGcctatttacatatatttactaTTTACCATAAATACAGTCTCTGGCTtccaaaattattcagaaagttGGTATCCGGTCTAAAGCCTTGAGCTAGGTTCTCCTGACAGTGGCAAGAGTTTGCTTGCCCTTGCCATGGGGCCTCATCTATACACCCACTTAGGTTGGGAACAGTCACGCTCCACCAGCAGCCCAGGTTTATCTGACAAATAAACTCAGACAAATGAATCCACCCTCTGTGCTACACTGGCAGTTTTTTAACCTTGCCATGGAAAACGAAGGGTTGTGACTGTGccccctcttccctgctgcttcaATAGCACAACTCCACTGCAGAGGAAAACTCCCCATTTTCACTTGGCATGGCCATACCAGAGACACTTTGAAGTGGCGGCATCTTGTGAATGTTCCAGAAAGCAGGCTCCAAGGATGGGACTTCGCAGTGAGCAGAGCTCTCACCCAAGACCACTTACGCAGTTCCCTTGTCCTAAAAGGTAACTGCACGAGCCCAACACCTGCAGTATGGAAACCGGTGAGATTTTCCGTGTGTTCCGTGTCATATTAATTAGCTGTCCTCCCACTGGTAAGCCATGAAGAAATTGGTGACTATATAGCTCTGGGGCTAATGATTTCTCATTTGCATTTACTATTTAATTCTAATTGCAAGAAAAGTTAATGATGGGGAACCTACACAGTTTGGAAAGGAGAATGAAGCTGGCGTTTGACGCCAAGGGTGTTCCCCGTTGCTGGCTCTGCATTGCTAAGCCAGCGCTTGCACTAAGAAAAGTCATTTTATTCCAAGAAACTTTGGACTTGCAGATTGCAAAATCCAGGTTCAGACACCACTTGCTTGaacctgctcctctcctttcccctgtgTGCTGGGCACAGATCTCCAGTGCACATCCCCTCTTCTCCGAGGCAGCTGGGCTCCATCTCACCAGTGCCACACACTGACAGATGCTAGCGGCTGCTTGGCTCCGATCTGGTCCTGTAACGAAGTGGGCAGACATTTTAAAGTGCTCAGCATCTCTTGTGAAAGTGTGGAAGTGACTTCACACTTCAAAACACACTTCACTTCAAAATCTGAACCATGTCCAACAGGATAAAGTCTATGGCAGAGGGAACTTCGTACCAGCCTACCTGGTGACAAGTAATATGCAGTAGGCACCTTCTACACCTTTTCAGTTATTTGAATACAGGATGAATCTCAGCAAACCTTTCTTCTGCCAGCTGAGCTCCTGGCCTCTTACATACCTCTTTTGGGGCTTGGCACGGCCCCTggtatttgtttcatttcctggCTGCTTGCCATGAGACGTATTTGTAGGACTTCCAGCTCCGTGGaggccctgctgccctgcctctgccacccaGCAACAACCCAGCTCACGAGACGTGTCCTAGAGCTACAGATGCAGCTCGCTGGCTGATCCTGCCTGGATCAGGGTGAAGCGGGCTTGCTGTGGCCTTTCCATCCTCAAGGTGACAAAAAGATGCTGTGCTTCAGGAGCACTGCGTTGCGGAAAGCAAGGGAGAAATGAGGTGAATTACCTTTGTGAGTTATTTTTACAGCTATGAAAGCAATCAATTGATAAGACACACCTTAAATACATTTTGTGCGGACATAATGACTAGACAAACAGAGCTGTGTGGTTTCCTAGATAGATATTTCCTGCTGGTTTCGATGATTTCAGTACAGATTCTatacaaaactttttaaaatattttggttttcttagcTTTACCTGCTTAAGGTATGTAACGGAGGGACCGTTCTGGACCCCGAGCATAAATTTGGTTTGGCCACTTGTGTTTGGTGTATTGGATAAGACCCAAACCACAATAAGCAGCCTGGAAGCTGCAACATGTTTACTCCAAGGAGTATTAATGGAAAGGTTTGTTTGATTTATTCTGTTAAAtcatatcaaaataatttttgcaatgAATGGGTGCACAATCACATTTCTTTTATCAGGAGAAACAGTTCCCTCTGGGTCTATTGAAGCCAGGTAATATATCATGCCCACAGTTACGGTGTGGATCTATTCGATCTGCCCTGCTGTAACTGAAATTGAAAGCAGTAACTTTCATGAGAGCTGGGTCTCTACAAAGTGTCACTTCGTTCTCTGGatccacccccctttttttctttaattttttctgtgtgctaGTTTCCTTTCGCCAACCTCTGCTAAAGCTGTCCATActggcttttatttctcttgtaatcaGAAAAGCTTGTCATTCAGAGCGCAGCAGCATACTTGGGTTGTTATAGTCTAGTTTTGCAAATAAGCAGAGCTTTTGGACTTTACTGAAATGACCATCCATCTTCCTCGGCACAACTCAACCTCCCCATGCAATTTATATCTGGATTTCATGCAGTACCGTTCTGGTTCAAGAAATGTGTGATGTTTGCACATTTCGGCAACTCTCCATCCACTGTAATCCTCAGCCTCGAGCTAGCAATGTGCTGTAAGTCACTGGCGGTGCTCCTGAGCTTGCTTTATGACACTCCAGGTCTGGATACCGCCTCTTCACCCTGCAAGTGAACTGAAGATAGAAGAAAACCACTGGTGATGTATGAGAATGTATATATATGACACCTGGGACCCGGTTCACTGGCTCAATGAAAAGGTATGAGGAGGTGAGAACAGTGGGCAAGTCAAAGGAAAGAAGGGGTCTCTCCTTTCCCATGAGCTGTGCTCCCCCCTTCTGCACTCAGGACTCCAAAGAAGAAGGGCTTGCCTCCCTTCTGTGACCACAGCCATTGCCAGCCCCAAGGTCTAGCTGGGAAACAGCCCAGGGCTGTTGTCCCTCGTCATTCAGGCAACAGAAGCGAGCACTGCAGTTGCAAGTCCAAGTCCTGCTGGACCTTAAATACAGGCAAATGCTGTTTCTTCAAAAAGTGCCAAGGAGAGGCATTCACACGAATGGGTGAGTAACCAAGCACTGGCAACACAGGGGATGCAATATTTCCAACTCTTCTAAAACCCCACCGTGACCTCCTGGGCCCGTATAATACACGAAAGCCCACCCTATGGGACACCAGAAGAGGGTCCTCACAAGGAGCCCTTCTCTTACTCAGCACAACAGAGCAGATAGAAACGAAGACCACAAGATCACTGCGTACAGAAGCAGAGCTAGGATTTCCTAACAGGCCAGTGGTTGGTTCCACAATGGAAATTATGGTCTTTTTCACTTGATACAGCAGAAGCTTTCCAAAGAGCTATCAACCTTCCATGGAAGGTTGGTGTTTAATTTCCTTAGAATTTATGATGGGAGAAGACCATGTCCTTAGGCCTGACACAAGTCCCATAGAGTTATGCCTCTCATCCTTGCATGGCCCTCTCattatgctgctgctgctccctgttACTGTGACCTGGCTCAGTTCAGACCACGTTGTTTACATTGTGATTTcttatcttctgtattttttttttttcttacagaaatgtgCTAAACCTCTTCTAAGTGCTGTGAATTCTGCACCACTCTCGGCGTGAAGGGCGTCAAGAGAGGTGTATGCGTCTCCCCTGTATCTCTCAGTTTGACTCTAGGAGACTTCACCGTACCTGAAGACCTACAGTCCACCCCAAGGAGCTAGGTGTGTCTAGCATAAACTCCGCATGAATGCTTTCATAAATCAATATACCTTGATTAAAAACGTGCATGTTGCTGGGCTGATTGAAGAAAGCTTTTGTAACAAGGTTGTTCTGCGCCTTGGCGAGAGCAGGATATCCTGGAAGTTCAGCTGATGTCCGTACCCAGCTATTGTGCAAATACAGAGGCATAAAGAGACCTTGCCTTGCCTGGGCCggaggggagaggctgcagcaagGACACCCCTGTCGAGGCGTCAGCAGGAGCTGCCAGGTGAGAGACCAGTTCCAAGAAAATGGCCCTTTATGGGACTGTCTTGTCTCTGAGGAGGACTGGGCGTTCCTTTTCTGCCAGGGTACCTGCTCTTTGTGGCTGGGCTTTTGGTAGATGTGATTGCCGGTTATTACAGCACTGAACTCTACCCAAGTGAGGAGGACTGCCTGGCTAAAACAACTACCATGTGTAGAGATCTCACATGATGAAAGGGGCTGCTGACGGGACAGAGGGCACCTGCTGCCCCGTGGCTATTTCAGCCTGCATTTTCCGTGTCACCCACCAGGCTCCGAATGCATTCAGGCCTTCAGATAGAGATGACCTGATCTGCATTGCTTCTCTGCCACCTTATCTCCCATCAAACCTAACGGGAGCTCTGGCTGATCCAAGCTTGGCTGAAAATCTAGACCACTTCATAGTGGATTGAGCAGCTTATCTCTGCATCTCAACGAGTGGTAGGAAACATTCAAACAAACATGGGAATTCAGCTGCAAGGCAAGCTGGTGCAGACCAGCTTGTGCAGACAGATACAGCTGGTTTTTCTTGATGAGCTCAAGCAGCGAGACAAACTCTCAGAGTCACTCCAAAGGCTCCCCAAGCTTCTGCTCAAGTGTCAGCCTTGAAGTCAGCCCATTTTTAGCAGGAGATAAATGTTTCATAGGCCTCTCTTTCCTTCacctgaaggttttttttccttcacttgaaGGTTTTGGGTATTTGTCACATTCTGCCTTCCTGAGCTGACCCTTTCTCTCTCAGCTGTTGCCAGCTAGAAGCACGCACGCCTTTCCGTTACTgtgtttcctccttctctgcaATGGTGTAATGCTGTCTGCGTAGAAAAAGATCCAGAAGCTCCCtgatgaagagaaagaaagcCCTGCTCAGATACAGACTCTGCAGACTCTCTCTCGAGGTGAGTGAATGGGATGCTTAAGGCAGTGCTCAAGCACCTGTATATCCCTCTGTCACAGTGACTAGTGTGCACCTCCACACATACATCCAGGCAGGGAAATGTctgagagcagcagctgggagattCCTCCCCCGCCCCATGTTCCCGTTCCGAAGCAGAAGCCCAAACCTACCTTTCACAGGTGCCATTTCCACCATGGCCATGAGCACTGGTGCGTTCAGCAGGGGAGAAGTCCTCACACTCTCTGCTTGAGAACAGGTACAGGTGCTTTGCTCCAAACCTTGGCTGGGGATGGAGCCAagagccaggctggctgctgaTCAGCTGGCTGCTGATCAGCTTTGCAGAGCCTGAGCTCAATaggcagccccaccagcagccccTACCCCTATAAAGGCATGCTCTGTATGCAGGAGACCATAGTCATGCAGCCAAGCTGCAGCTGGCTCAACCCCTCTGCTGTCCAGTTTCCTGCCAGCATTGTAGGTCAGGCACGGGCAGCAGGCacatcctcttcctccctgggGTCTCCTTTGGGTGATGCAGGGCACGAGCAGGGTGCTGTAGCCATTGGAAGGGGCTCCAGACTCAGGTCCAAGCTTTGCTCCATCAAGTTCCAGGCAACCTCACAACAAAACCACTCCTGCATCCCTACCCTCCCTACCCCCAGCCTGGTGAGCAATCCCTTATTGCAGGAAGCCATACGCAAGCAGCAAGCCTGGTTCGGCTCTTTGGGAGGGTGGACGAGTTCCGGGAGGAACCCTGGGCTCCAGCTTTCGAGTAGCTGGAAATACCTGTCTGTAATCCGAATCCACCACCTGAGCCCTAGCAAGGCTGGGGTTTCACCCCCCTTCCCTAGCAGCCGTTTCTTTGCACCTTTCTGCTTGGGGCTCTCCTGGTACCCACAAATACCTTGAGGGTCTGGATGCCCTGAGGGAAGGTGCCTAGTTTGTGCCACCCGATTACATGTGTGGCTCCAGCTCCCCCTTCAGCAGAACATCCTCATCCATACTGACCAGAAAATTAACTAAGGGTGCTCTCAACAGGCTGGGGAGATGACGTTGAATGGGTGCAGACATATGAAGAAGGTTTAGTGCGATCAAAACACAGGTAATCCTCAATTCTTGCTACGCCAGTTCATACATTTAACTGCACAGAACAGAGCTCTGCTCTAACCCAATGCTCAGACTGTGCCTTGTATCGATACAAGTTGTATTTTGCTGCATGATACAGAGGCTGAACAAGATTTTGGTGAGAGCTCACCTTTTGGGAGATGAGCACATGCCCTTGCAGTGCCTCCAGTGTTGCCTTCTCAACGATACGCCCCTCTGTACGTGACTGTGTCCACACCTCCCTACTAGCCCGGTTGCTATTGCTCCTCACAACATAAATATATCCCTGGAGCAACTCAGTGCCTTAACTCTTTGCAAGTGCCGTCCGTGAAAGGTCTTGAATTGCCTCCCCACTCCTTTCCTGCAATGTCATTTCAGCAAGAAGCCACTGATGGTTATTCACCACTTGGAAGAGTGTCCTTACAGCCAAGGTGAGCAAAGCAAACCCTTCGAAACAACCTGGGGGATCCAAATCTGGCAGTGCATTTGAGCGCTTGGTGTGACGCCTTTCCAGCACATGCAGAGAAAGGTGGAGAGACAAAGAATCCACTGGGGACCCTTGAGAAGAGCTGGGGAATAAAGCAGGTGTAAAGTTCTTCTGGGCAGTAACGTGCTCTGGGTCAAAGCTTCCTTGGCAGAGACACATGGCTACGAAACAAGCAGGTAGACACCAAGCTTTCCTCCTTTATCCTCTTCCCCACCCCGATCTCCTGTCAGTTCTCCTTCCTGCCTACTCCCAAGCCCAGTCCTGGGCCCCAGCAAGCATGGAAATCATCAGCTCACGTGATTAAAGCTTGGGGAAGTTGTATCCCCCCCAGAAAGAAGCCCTGGAAGTAGACTGTGTCAAGCCAGCGAGGTTAGGCATCACGCTGCCTCTGTTGCATTGTTTTAAACCGTGGCTTTCAAGTTATGGGCATCCTGCAAGCAGGGAGAGTCAGACACCGAGAAAATTATCTTTATAGCCTCGTATTCACCGATTCACAGGGACTGCAACATGCCTGTGGCAGCATATTTTCCTCTGCAGACAAGAACCTTGGAAGTGCAATAGTTTACAGCATTGGAAAGCTCAGTCATCTTCTGGCATCTGCTACCATCTGGTTTATACACTTTCTTATGAGGCCTGCTGCCCGGGAGTGTGTCAGACCACTCACTAGCACTCGATAACCTCCTCGGTTATCGAGAACAAAGTGAGGTTTGTCAGGGAAGTCTGGCCTCACCCTTTCTTATGAAACTTCTCTAAGTATTTGCTACCCCAAATGCCTACAGCACAAATCATGCAGACGACTCCTGCGCTCTGTAGTGCGGGGCCACAGGTAGCCAAATAAAGCCAAGCCGTATGCGTTCATGACCCGTTCTGCCATGGAGAAGGAAATACGTCTGTATACCGGTATTTCAGTTTCTCGAGAACTAAGTGtcctttgcattttgctttgcaagAACCAAGTCCTCCAAACTTTGTGTGACGTGCACATCGGAAAGTAGTGCCCGTTGTTTACTGTTGGATTTAGGATCAATATAAGATGATGCAAAACCATGAAAAGCAGcgatccagattttttttcccacccaaaTAACGCATTTCTCTTAGCTTTAAGGAAAGCATTTGCTTCTAGCCCAGAGATCCAGCAGATGGCTCAGGAGGACTTTATCATGCTCAATCTGGTGGTaagtctgaattttaaaatcttaattgaAATGTTTACCAGACAGTGGAATAAGCcacattaaaagcagaaattgatTCACCTCACACAGTTTTGAAGTAGTActtgaaattctctttttttttccccacttctctgGGGATGTACAACAGGGTTTGCAAAACACCAGCACCGTTCCTCCTTGGAGAGGGGGCAAGACTTGCCATACGTATACTTACTGGCACAGGAATACCATTTTGTATTCTCCCACAACAGGTCTTATTCCGATACAATGAAAAAATACCCACTCATCAGGCTTTCTGAGTTACCAGACACCTGCCTGGGTGTCTGTCCTCATCCCCAAGCATCTAGCAGGGGACAACTTGGACAGAACAGGGAATCTGGGTATTTGATCACACCAGAATTGGTAGTTGTTGGTAGACAAGGCAAGCTCAGCTGATTCAGTCCATTTCTGGCGCTCGGACGGTTACCCGTCCCTAAGAGGCTATCTAACTCCGACAGCATTCCAGCAGCGATGACAACATGGCACCCGATGGCCATTACGTCCCTCGGATCCTCTTTGTGGCTGAGTCTCTGGGGTCAGGGGAATAATCAGGGCAGCGGTTTTTCTGTATGATCCCCATTGAATTAATGTTGCTCCAAGTAATAGCTCTTATTCTTTTGGGCACTAAAGCTGTAGGAATAACCCAGACTTTCAAAAGGAACAGCTTCAGTGGAAAAACCCAAATTGGGCCTTATTTCAGAGTACTTGTTTAGCAATCGGAGATTAAATCAGGCATCCAAAACCACTaccatctttttaaaaacaggaccGTGACAGTCTTATTCCACTAGTGGAAATGAACAGCATGTCACTGCTCTTAACTGCTAACATATATCCTCTAAGAGTGTGGTCCTGCCTGCGTGACGCCATGCCACAACATCTGAATACAGCCTTTTACTCCAAGCCTGTCCTCAGATGAATGACAAACACTCTCTCCAAGAGCAGAGCAAAGGCCCATCACCGACCCCGACCAGCAACTCTACAAAAGGCAAACTTACCATCAAACTGCAGGGTACGAAGGAGACAATGGGCAATATCTTGAGTCACCAGATGAGGCTTGTACGTAGAGGATCTACCCGTGATGGGTTGCACAAGTAGACTTCCTTCATTAACGTACAGCTGCTGAGAGCCTGGTGCTTCCAGATGCACCTTGCTGGCCAATCAACaccattttaaaaggcttttatccTCACAAAATTATTCGCCATCGCCCCACTTCACAAAGCCGGAGTTGCTAATATCTTGTACTTTTTCCCCTCAAGATCCTTCAATGACAGTTCGAGCCGATCTAACTGGCAAATATGGGAACAGGGTGTACACTTACGAACCAGACGATATTTCGACCTGTGAGTGAAATGGGCGCTTTTCTGATCCCTTTTTAGCCATCTCAAGTTTATACAAGACAAATGTCATTAAAGGAAGAGGGTATAAGAGAATCTTGAGAAATGCTGGATCTATTTCTACAGTAAAATCTGCTCAAAGCCCTTTATAAGCACGAATTAAGTCAATTTAGTGCAAGCgccttctggggaaaaaacattgctgaatatttctgaagaactggGCAGTAAAGTTGAGTTGTCCTCAGTGTCTGAACCCTGCTGGTGGAATTCCCAAACGCCGTGTAAGTTCGGCCCCAAAACCTCACCGCTTTGGTTCAAGGCATCTGCAGACTTGAGtgcactgctgctctgctttgtAATCCGAACTGCAGAAGTTGTTTCAATACCTCTCGCCCTAGGGGTAACCAGTGTTTAAAAAGACGTATTCTGCAAGGACTGGAATGAATTCCTAAGGCTTGGTGTCTCTGCACTCCCCTCTCCTGGCTGCCCACTTTAATAACACTTAGAGAACTGTGTTTTCCTGAGGTCTCAATCCCCAGATCATGGCAAGTTGGGATGAGCCAGGTTCAAAAGCTGTGGGTAACAGAACCACCCCCTTCCCACAGACAAGCAGGCTAACAACAATCCTGTGATTTGGGTTCACAGTCCTCTCTTCTAGTTTTTCCACTTCAGCAGCACGCCGACTTTTGTCTGACACTCAGACAAAGCTTCGAACCTCACGGGAGGCCTGCAGAATGCAGAAAAGAGCACTTATACCGCCTGTGAACTCCATCAGATGAGCTCGGGTATTCTAATGGCGCTCTGTCCCTGGAGTACCCattaaaacacagcattatataCGCTTGTGCCACCAACAGGAGTTAATAAAATAgtccaagagaaaa
This window contains:
- the LOC142414740 gene encoding LOW QUALITY PROTEIN: anterior gradient protein 3-like (The sequence of the model RefSeq protein was modified relative to this genomic sequence to represent the inferred CDS: substituted 1 base at 1 genomic stop codon), translating into MKRTPKKKGLPPFCDHSHCQPQAIVQIQRHKETLPCLGRRGEAAARTPLSRRQQELPGYLLFVAGLLVDVIAGYYSTELYPTRSTHAFPLLCFLLLCNGVMLSAXKKIQKLPDEEKESPAQIQTLQTLSRGWGDDVEWVQTYEEGLVRSKHSKKPLMVIHHLEECPYSQALRKAFASSPEIQQMAQEDFIMLNLVHSSSDDNMAPDGHYVPRILFVDPSMTVRADLTGKYGNRVYTYEPDDISTLIANMRQAKLLLHPEL